One segment of Pleomorphomonas sp. PLEO DNA contains the following:
- a CDS encoding ABC transporter permease, whose product MSSSRWSRNGRGLLALHVTLFFVFLYLPIAMLVVYSFNANDVSMMTWTGFTFDWYVRVFQNLGLVSPNDAQIAAGNAQLYSDPNLAPAVVNSLIVGFSSSSLATVIGTLTAIGLDRAVFPGKQIYRGLVMLPIIIPDIVLGIALLVFLSSVGLPLGRGSVIAAHTLFLTSYVTVVVGARLAGMDRSLDEASADLGARPLATFRRVTLPLLAPSIAGGFLLSLVISFDDLVIAFFTSGVGATTLPIYLFSAIKRNVSPEINAVSVLIVAMSMLCVVVALILRRDNRGASL is encoded by the coding sequence ATGAGTTCGTCGCGCTGGAGCCGCAACGGGCGCGGCCTGCTCGCCCTGCACGTCACGCTGTTCTTCGTCTTCCTCTACCTGCCGATCGCCATGCTGGTGGTCTATTCCTTCAACGCCAACGACGTGTCGATGATGACCTGGACCGGGTTCACCTTCGACTGGTACGTGCGCGTGTTCCAAAACCTAGGCCTCGTCTCGCCAAACGATGCCCAGATCGCCGCCGGCAACGCCCAGCTCTATTCCGATCCCAATCTGGCGCCGGCCGTCGTCAACAGCCTGATCGTCGGCTTCTCCTCCAGTTCGCTTGCCACCGTCATCGGCACCCTGACGGCCATCGGTCTCGATCGGGCGGTCTTCCCGGGCAAGCAGATCTATCGCGGCCTGGTCATGCTGCCGATCATCATCCCCGACATCGTGCTGGGCATCGCGCTTTTGGTGTTCCTGTCGTCGGTCGGCCTGCCGCTTGGGCGCGGCTCGGTGATCGCCGCCCACACGCTGTTCCTCACCTCCTACGTTACGGTGGTGGTGGGCGCTCGCCTTGCCGGCATGGATCGCAGCCTTGACGAAGCGTCCGCCGATCTCGGCGCTCGTCCCTTGGCGACCTTCCGCCGGGTGACGCTGCCGCTGCTCGCCCCATCGATCGCCGGTGGTTTCCTGTTGTCGCTGGTCATCTCCTTTGATGACCTGGTGATCGCCTTCTTCACCTCCGGCGTCGGTGCGACGACGCTGCCGATCTACCTGTTCAGCGCCATCAAGCGAAACGTCTCGCCGGAGATCAACGCCGTGTCGGTGCTGATCGTCGCCATGTCCATGCTCTGCGTTGTCGTCGCCCTCATCCTGAGGCGAGACAATCGCGGTGCCAGCCTTTGA
- a CDS encoding glutathione S-transferase family protein, with product MSDMILRASLTSPFGRKPRLAAAVAGLSDRVEVVMADTFDDSDSLRTQNPLGKVPTLVLADGSTLYDSRVILEYFDYLAGGDRIIPIEPAARFAALKLQALGDGILDAGVLRRLETLFRDETLRSHRWLGYQSGKMARALDVLEAAPPSDTDILVGEIAVACGLGFIDFRLGDEWRAGRPRLAGWFERFGERCPGFADTAPH from the coding sequence ATGTCCGACATGATCCTGCGCGCCAGCCTGACCTCTCCGTTCGGGCGCAAGCCGCGCCTTGCCGCCGCCGTTGCCGGCCTTTCCGATCGGGTCGAGGTGGTGATGGCCGATACCTTCGACGATAGCGACAGCCTCAGGACGCAGAATCCGCTCGGCAAGGTTCCGACGCTGGTGCTCGCCGACGGTTCGACGCTCTACGACAGCCGCGTCATCCTCGAATATTTCGATTATCTCGCCGGTGGCGATCGGATCATTCCGATCGAGCCGGCGGCGCGTTTCGCGGCGCTGAAGCTGCAGGCGCTTGGTGATGGCATTCTCGATGCCGGCGTGCTCCGTCGGCTTGAGACGCTGTTCCGCGACGAAACGCTGCGGTCGCACCGCTGGCTCGGCTATCAGAGCGGCAAGATGGCCCGCGCCCTCGATGTGCTGGAAGCCGCGCCGCCATCGGACACCGATATTCTGGTGGGCGAGATCGCCGTTGCCTGCGGTCTCGGCTTCATCGACTTCCGGCTTGGCGATGAGTGGCGCGCCGGCCGGCCGCGCCTTGCCGGCTGGTTCGAGCGTTTCGGCGAGCGTTGTCCCGGCTTTGCCGACACCGCCCCCCACTGA
- a CDS encoding ABC transporter ATP-binding protein, with product MATQSLRASAPKAVDGASVIEIERISKRFQSAEGAEVTALDKVSLSISAGRFTTLLGPSGCGKTTLLRAIAGFEDPDAGRILLGGVDITRMPPFERPVNTVFQHYALFPHLSVEQNVAYGLEVTGVARATIRPRVAAALELVRLGGLGNRRIAQLSGGQQQRVALARSLVLQPEVLLLDEPMAALDRNLRKEMQVELKRLQNEVKIAFLCVTHDQEEALSMSDTVVVMNRGRVEQIGSPRDIYERPRSRFVAGFVGDAALIDCTVAGVDTSGVLLALADGATMRAGKVGLVAGTRATAVLRPERLTILPEASQARHVLSGLVRNAIYLGDKFRLDVEVAGCGVAVLCSGSIEVPASGSTVRLAYDPADVQVVTE from the coding sequence ATGGCCACCCAATCCCTCAGAGCGTCAGCCCCGAAGGCCGTCGACGGTGCCTCGGTCATCGAGATCGAGCGAATTTCCAAACGCTTCCAGTCGGCCGAAGGCGCCGAGGTCACGGCGCTCGATAAGGTCAGCCTCTCCATCTCCGCCGGTCGGTTCACGACTTTGCTCGGCCCGTCGGGTTGTGGCAAGACGACGCTGCTGAGGGCGATCGCCGGCTTTGAGGATCCCGACGCGGGCCGCATCCTACTGGGCGGCGTCGACATCACGCGCATGCCGCCGTTCGAGCGGCCGGTGAACACCGTTTTCCAGCATTACGCGCTGTTTCCGCATCTGTCAGTCGAGCAGAACGTCGCCTATGGGCTCGAGGTGACGGGCGTCGCCCGCGCCACCATCCGGCCGCGCGTCGCGGCGGCGCTGGAGCTGGTCCGGCTCGGCGGTCTCGGCAACCGGCGCATCGCCCAGCTGTCGGGCGGCCAGCAGCAGCGCGTGGCGCTGGCCCGCTCGCTGGTGCTGCAGCCGGAAGTGCTGTTGCTCGACGAGCCGATGGCGGCGCTCGACCGCAACCTGCGCAAGGAGATGCAGGTCGAGCTGAAGCGCCTGCAGAACGAGGTCAAGATCGCCTTCCTGTGCGTCACCCACGACCAGGAGGAAGCGTTGTCGATGAGCGATACCGTCGTGGTGATGAATCGTGGCCGCGTCGAGCAGATCGGCAGTCCGCGCGACATCTATGAGCGGCCGCGGAGCCGGTTCGTGGCCGGTTTCGTCGGCGACGCGGCGCTGATCGACTGCACCGTCGCCGGTGTCGATACGTCGGGTGTTCTTCTCGCCCTCGCCGATGGCGCGACGATGCGGGCCGGCAAGGTGGGGCTGGTCGCCGGCACGCGGGCCACCGCCGTGTTGCGGCCGGAGCGGTTGACGATCCTTCCGGAGGCAAGCCAGGCGCGCCACGTGCTGTCCGGTCTGGTGCGCAACGCCATCTATCTTGGCGACAAGTTCCGCCTTGATGTGGAGGTCGCCGGCTGTGGCGTCGCCGTTCTCTGCAGCGGTTCGATTGAGGTTCCCGCCTCGGGGTCGACGGTGCGTCTCGCCTATGATCCCGCTGACGTGCAGGTGGTGACCGAATGA
- a CDS encoding P1 family peptidase, translating into MTDDSKPLRTETSSARPRARALGLPLPGTPGPLNAITDVAGVSVGLTTLIDGASIRTGVTAVLPRPAANLLHPVWAGAFSMNGNGEMTGVHWIKEAGWFTGPITITNTFSVGLAHHATVRWMIEHFPDKVGEDIWVLPVAAETYDGYLNDIAGLHVTESHVLSAIDSAAGGPVAEGSVGGGTGMITYEFKGGTGTSSRKVELAGKGYTLGALVQANHGLRPWLTICGQPVGAALSENRVHERERGSIIVVIATDAPLIPTQIERLARRAAIGIGRAGTPSGNSSGDIFLAFSTANDPGPLPEPARLGFEAISNDLLDPLFLAAVEAVDEAILNAMCAAEPMSGKNGYHVDALPLDRLTALMGIKS; encoded by the coding sequence ATGACCGACGATTCCAAGCCCCTTCGCACCGAAACTTCGTCCGCCCGCCCGCGCGCTCGGGCGCTCGGTCTGCCGCTGCCTGGCACGCCCGGTCCGCTCAACGCCATCACCGACGTTGCCGGGGTCTCGGTGGGGCTGACGACGCTCATCGACGGCGCCTCCATTCGCACCGGCGTCACCGCCGTGCTGCCGCGCCCGGCCGCCAACCTATTGCATCCGGTCTGGGCCGGCGCCTTCTCGATGAACGGCAACGGCGAGATGACCGGCGTGCACTGGATCAAGGAAGCCGGCTGGTTCACCGGGCCGATCACCATCACCAACACGTTCTCCGTCGGCCTCGCCCATCATGCCACCGTCCGCTGGATGATCGAGCACTTCCCCGACAAGGTGGGCGAGGATATCTGGGTGCTGCCGGTGGCCGCCGAAACCTATGACGGTTATCTCAACGACATCGCCGGTCTGCATGTCACCGAGAGCCACGTGCTCTCCGCCATCGACAGCGCCGCCGGCGGACCGGTCGCCGAGGGCTCGGTCGGCGGCGGCACCGGCATGATCACCTATGAATTCAAGGGCGGCACCGGCACGTCCTCGCGCAAGGTCGAGCTGGCCGGCAAGGGCTATACTCTGGGCGCCCTGGTACAGGCCAACCACGGCCTCCGCCCCTGGCTGACGATCTGCGGCCAGCCGGTCGGCGCGGCGCTGTCGGAAAATCGGGTTCATGAGCGCGAGCGCGGCTCGATCATCGTCGTCATCGCCACCGACGCGCCGCTCATTCCGACCCAGATCGAGCGGCTGGCCCGCCGCGCCGCCATCGGCATCGGCCGGGCCGGCACCCCCTCGGGCAACAGTTCCGGCGACATCTTCCTCGCCTTCTCCACCGCCAACGATCCCGGCCCGCTGCCGGAACCAGCGAGGCTCGGCTTCGAGGCGATCTCCAACGATCTGCTCGACCCGCTGTTCCTAGCAGCGGTCGAAGCCGTCGACGAAGCGATACTCAACGCCATGTGCGCCGCCGAACCGATGAGCGGCAAGAACGGCTACCACGTCGACGCCCTGCCGCTCGATCGGCTCACGGCGCTGATGGGGATCAAGTCCTAG
- a CDS encoding carbohydrate ABC transporter permease, whose protein sequence is MLQSGFARYLRDGKGFEGTLIVAAVLYLLVFAAFPLLYTVLMSFQEVDMFTLGTLVRPFAGLKNYTDLFQRPEFAPIVWNTVIFVTLSIVFQLAIGFALALFFLQDFPGSTYVRGLFLAGWILPALVVGAVWRWIFAGDFGVLNYALQSLGLIDGQIYWLSDPAYALYSVIIANIWLGIPFNMILLSVGLAGIPGDVYEAAEMDGANVFQRFLTITLPMMGPTLGAVVALGVIFTLQQFDLVAALTQGGPANSSNVAQYWSWQMSFQTYEISGGATVATMMIALVIVVAVIYVRSVQREQSF, encoded by the coding sequence ATGCTTCAATCGGGTTTTGCGAGATATCTGCGCGACGGCAAGGGCTTCGAGGGCACGCTGATCGTCGCCGCCGTGCTCTACCTTCTGGTCTTCGCCGCCTTTCCCCTGCTCTACACCGTGCTCATGTCGTTCCAGGAAGTCGACATGTTCACGCTCGGCACGCTCGTCCGCCCCTTCGCCGGCCTCAAAAACTACACCGACCTGTTCCAGCGGCCGGAGTTCGCGCCGATCGTCTGGAACACCGTGATCTTCGTGACGCTGTCCATTGTCTTCCAATTGGCGATCGGTTTCGCACTCGCCTTGTTCTTCCTGCAGGATTTTCCGGGCTCCACCTACGTGCGCGGCCTGTTTCTGGCCGGCTGGATCCTGCCCGCCCTGGTGGTCGGCGCCGTCTGGCGCTGGATCTTTGCCGGCGACTTCGGAGTCCTCAACTACGCCCTTCAGAGCCTGGGGCTGATCGACGGGCAGATCTACTGGCTGTCGGACCCCGCCTACGCGCTCTACTCGGTGATCATCGCCAACATCTGGCTCGGCATTCCCTTCAACATGATCCTGCTGTCGGTCGGTCTCGCCGGCATCCCCGGCGACGTCTACGAGGCGGCGGAAATGGACGGTGCCAACGTCTTCCAGCGCTTCCTGACGATCACCCTGCCGATGATGGGACCGACGCTCGGCGCCGTCGTGGCGCTCGGCGTCATCTTCACCCTGCAGCAGTTCGACCTCGTCGCAGCGCTCACCCAGGGCGGGCCGGCCAACTCGTCGAACGTGGCGCAATACTGGTCCTGGCAGATGTCGTTCCAGACCTACGAGATCTCCGGCGGTGCCACCGTGGCGACCATGATGATCGCCCTGGTGATCGTCGTCGCCGTCATCTACGTGCGCTCCGTACAGCGCGAACAGTCGTTCTGA
- a CDS encoding DUF1176 domain-containing protein: protein MSRRLAFGIALLAVALSTAIDASAAEPKRFGAFSVVCDDSLHCAVSIQAANPDKASVFVLSRSPETRARWTVLISTLGVLADRDRPVALSVDNGVDITLRPVSDYVPFVNPSDYYIVSPSALDRLMLQVQRGHVLRFSFIDLAGVAHTDRFPLDGLMPALNEVDRQQGHIAGDRRAGPPIGLPEAPDVDVAAHLAAAGVPPRLLELHLASTACEAPDAADIADAKPLIAPLSETATLYAIPCFRNASGLASRLYLIESGEIGGMSPLVFAGFSDRLGWYGVDVLSGVAYDPASRRLDATGTDDRGCAFRGSWTFTDTAFRLDHLSAATDCGATATSWKDVYPAP from the coding sequence ATGTCGCGGCGATTGGCTTTCGGAATAGCGCTGCTGGCGGTCGCCCTCAGCACGGCGATTGATGCCTCGGCGGCCGAACCGAAGCGGTTTGGTGCCTTTTCTGTCGTTTGCGACGACAGCCTGCATTGCGCGGTCAGCATACAGGCGGCGAATCCGGACAAGGCCAGCGTCTTCGTGCTGTCGCGCTCCCCGGAGACCCGGGCACGCTGGACGGTGTTGATCTCGACGCTGGGTGTGCTTGCCGATCGCGACCGACCGGTCGCGCTGTCGGTCGACAACGGTGTCGATATCACGCTCCGGCCAGTGTCGGACTATGTGCCCTTCGTCAACCCGTCCGACTATTACATCGTGTCGCCGTCGGCGCTCGACCGGCTGATGCTGCAAGTGCAGCGCGGCCACGTGCTGCGCTTTTCCTTCATCGACCTTGCCGGCGTGGCGCATACCGACCGCTTCCCGCTGGACGGGCTGATGCCCGCTCTCAACGAGGTCGACCGCCAGCAGGGCCACATTGCCGGCGATCGCCGGGCCGGGCCGCCCATCGGTTTGCCGGAAGCGCCGGACGTTGATGTTGCCGCTCACTTGGCTGCCGCCGGCGTGCCGCCGCGTCTTCTTGAGCTGCATCTTGCTTCCACCGCCTGCGAGGCGCCGGACGCCGCCGACATCGCCGACGCCAAGCCGCTGATCGCGCCGCTCAGCGAAACGGCGACGCTCTACGCCATCCCCTGCTTCCGCAATGCGTCGGGCCTCGCTTCCCGTCTTTATCTCATCGAAAGCGGCGAGATCGGCGGCATGTCACCACTCGTCTTTGCCGGCTTCTCCGATCGGCTCGGCTGGTATGGCGTCGATGTGCTCTCGGGCGTCGCCTACGATCCGGCAAGCCGCCGCCTGGATGCGACCGGTACCGACGACCGCGGCTGTGCCTTCCGCGGCAGTTGGACCTTCACCGACACCGCCTTTCGCCTCGACCATCTGTCGGCCGCCACGGACTGCGGAGCCACCGCGACGAGTTGGAAGGACGTCTATCCGGCGCCCTGA
- a CDS encoding LacI family DNA-binding transcriptional regulator translates to MGIKELADYLNVSIGTVSRALNNHPLVNADTRRRVLEAADELGYAPDQSGRSLRKGTVNSIALVLSTDRTSSQEAMIFMEISRSMQSVFRRFELDLMIHLNEPGQELNDRVRRVVERRQADAIVLAETRENDPRLDYLTKRKIPFATWGQSRSGGLHPWLDLDFDGAMAAIFDRLTGFGHRRIALVSNKPALMFDQLLQSAYRRELAQRGLSFSLVLEADADERGGYKVVEQVLASPERPTAIVFPDSRPAAGAFLAFSEAGIVPGRDIAIASCSVDTPMAGYMSPGLTCFSVDLKRLGERLAEAVLSGMPRFSAEFGGKPIQEIFPLHLIARESDAFRL, encoded by the coding sequence GTGGGCATCAAGGAACTGGCTGACTATCTCAATGTGTCGATCGGCACCGTGTCGCGGGCCCTCAACAACCATCCGCTGGTCAATGCCGACACGCGCCGCCGGGTGCTGGAAGCTGCCGACGAGTTGGGATATGCGCCCGATCAATCCGGCCGCAGCCTCAGGAAAGGCACCGTCAACTCGATTGCCCTGGTGCTGTCCACCGACCGGACGTCGAGCCAGGAAGCGATGATCTTCATGGAGATCAGCCGCAGCATGCAGTCGGTTTTTCGGCGGTTCGAACTCGATCTGATGATCCATCTCAACGAGCCCGGCCAGGAGCTCAACGACCGCGTCCGGCGCGTCGTCGAGCGTCGGCAGGCGGACGCCATCGTGCTGGCGGAAACGCGCGAGAACGATCCTCGTCTCGACTATCTGACCAAGCGCAAGATTCCCTTTGCCACCTGGGGCCAAAGCCGGTCGGGCGGTCTTCATCCCTGGCTCGATCTCGACTTCGACGGGGCCATGGCCGCCATCTTCGATCGGCTGACCGGGTTTGGTCATCGCCGAATCGCACTGGTGTCGAACAAGCCGGCGCTGATGTTCGACCAGCTTCTCCAGTCGGCCTATCGGCGGGAACTCGCTCAGCGGGGATTGTCGTTCAGTCTCGTTCTCGAAGCCGATGCGGACGAACGGGGCGGATACAAGGTTGTGGAACAGGTGCTGGCTTCGCCGGAGCGGCCGACGGCCATCGTGTTTCCCGACTCACGTCCGGCGGCCGGCGCCTTTCTCGCCTTCAGCGAAGCCGGCATTGTTCCGGGGCGGGATATTGCCATCGCCAGCTGTTCGGTGGACACGCCGATGGCCGGCTACATGTCGCCGGGCCTTACCTGTTTCAGTGTCGACCTGAAGCGCCTTGGCGAGCGTCTGGCCGAGGCAGTGCTGTCCGGAATGCCTCGATTTTCAGCCGAGTTTGGGGGCAAACCGATCCAGGAGATTTTCCCACTCCATCTCATCGCCAGGGAAAGCGACGCCTTCCGGCTATAG
- a CDS encoding sugar ABC transporter substrate-binding protein, which yields MMRKLLLGLVFSTAATSAVIAAPVTLQVWALDEPVHFTENMAKEFEAKNPDIKLDIKLVNFANILNDTIRAVSTNTAPDLLMLDNPDVASVASHDVLLDLSDRIAASKVVDAKNFYPGPINQSTWKGKIYGFPRGGNTLGLYYNADLFKAAGLDPTKPPQTWDEISAAAAKLTDAKKRQYGFGFSAVATEESTFQFLPWAQSAGGDFNAINTDGSVRALQFWQKLVDDKVATPEVLVLNQPDLGSQFVAGNIGMIVTGCWELPRFANEVKFDWRVALMPVEKAGAPRASALGELAYAVPKTSAHPDEAFKFLEYIYSQSSRDWNEYGWLPLDQTATPKDPKWPEAYAVFAEQMKYARGRGPSPVWPKVSKAIQVAIQDALTHKTDAKAALDTAQSTIDGLIK from the coding sequence ATGATGAGGAAGCTATTGCTTGGGCTTGTCTTTTCGACAGCCGCCACAAGCGCCGTCATCGCTGCGCCGGTGACGCTGCAAGTGTGGGCGCTCGACGAGCCGGTTCACTTCACCGAAAACATGGCCAAGGAGTTCGAGGCCAAGAACCCCGATATCAAGCTCGACATCAAGCTGGTCAACTTCGCCAACATTCTCAATGACACCATCCGGGCCGTGTCGACCAATACGGCGCCCGACCTGCTGATGCTCGACAATCCGGATGTCGCCTCGGTGGCCTCGCATGACGTGCTGCTCGACCTCAGCGACCGCATCGCCGCCTCGAAGGTGGTCGACGCCAAGAATTTCTACCCCGGCCCGATCAATCAATCGACCTGGAAAGGCAAGATCTACGGCTTCCCGCGCGGTGGCAATACGCTCGGCCTCTATTACAACGCCGATCTGTTCAAGGCGGCCGGCCTCGACCCGACCAAGCCGCCGCAGACCTGGGACGAAATCTCGGCCGCCGCTGCCAAGCTGACCGACGCCAAGAAGCGCCAGTATGGCTTCGGTTTCTCGGCGGTCGCCACCGAGGAATCCACCTTCCAGTTCCTACCCTGGGCGCAATCGGCCGGCGGCGACTTCAACGCCATCAACACCGATGGCTCGGTGCGGGCGCTGCAGTTCTGGCAGAAGCTCGTCGACGACAAGGTCGCCACGCCGGAAGTTCTGGTGCTCAACCAGCCCGATCTCGGCAGCCAGTTCGTCGCCGGCAACATCGGCATGATCGTCACCGGTTGCTGGGAACTGCCGCGCTTTGCCAATGAGGTGAAGTTCGACTGGCGCGTCGCGCTGATGCCGGTCGAAAAAGCCGGCGCGCCGCGCGCCTCGGCCCTTGGCGAACTGGCCTATGCCGTCCCCAAGACCTCGGCCCACCCCGACGAAGCCTTCAAGTTCCTCGAATACATCTATTCGCAGAGCTCCCGCGACTGGAACGAATACGGCTGGCTGCCGCTCGACCAGACCGCCACGCCGAAGGACCCCAAGTGGCCGGAAGCCTACGCCGTGTTCGCCGAGCAGATGAAATACGCCCGTGGTCGTGGTCCCTCGCCAGTCTGGCCGAAGGTCTCCAAGGCCATCCAGGTGGCCATCCAGGACGCCCTGACGCACAAGACCGACGCCAAGGCGGCGCTCGACACCGCCCAGAGCACCATCGACGGCCTTATCAAGTGA
- a CDS encoding carbohydrate ABC transporter permease, with amino-acid sequence MKRYVLLALAILFAAIYLFPVYWMYATALKTSGSIFKYPPELWPSQPLFQVSRVFAEHDIGRYLWNSLLVATGITAITMLLGTGAAYALANARGAKANVALFLVIVLQVLPPSLMVTPLFVAFNHVGLLDYPRTAVVLATAAKTLAFYIVLCRATFTQVPRELKDAALVDGNSHLGAFFLIILPLARNGILITSVLVFLQSFGEYVYSRSFIATRELQTATVNLATYLSANSADWVGLMNYAGIYVAPILIVFILLQRQIVTGLTSGALK; translated from the coding sequence ATGAAAAGATATGTCCTCCTGGCACTCGCCATCCTGTTCGCCGCCATCTATCTCTTTCCCGTCTACTGGATGTATGCGACCGCGCTGAAGACCTCCGGCTCCATCTTCAAATATCCGCCGGAACTCTGGCCCTCCCAGCCGCTGTTCCAGGTATCGCGCGTGTTTGCCGAGCACGACATCGGCCGTTATCTGTGGAACTCGCTGCTGGTCGCCACCGGCATTACCGCCATCACCATGCTGCTCGGCACGGGAGCTGCCTATGCGCTGGCCAACGCCCGTGGCGCCAAGGCCAACGTAGCGCTGTTCCTGGTCATCGTGCTGCAGGTGCTGCCGCCGTCGCTGATGGTGACGCCGCTGTTCGTCGCCTTCAACCACGTCGGCCTGCTCGATTACCCCCGCACGGCCGTGGTGCTGGCCACCGCCGCCAAGACGCTGGCCTTCTACATCGTCCTCTGCCGCGCCACCTTCACCCAGGTGCCGCGCGAATTGAAGGACGCGGCGCTGGTCGACGGCAACTCCCACCTCGGCGCCTTCTTCCTGATCATCCTGCCGCTTGCCCGCAACGGCATCCTGATCACCTCGGTGCTGGTGTTCCTGCAGTCCTTCGGCGAATACGTCTACTCGCGTTCGTTCATCGCAACGCGCGAACTACAGACCGCCACCGTCAATCTCGCCACCTATCTCAGCGCCAATTCGGCCGACTGGGTGGGCCTGATGAACTACGCCGGCATCTATGTCGCGCCCATCCTGATCGTCTTCATCCTCTTGCAGCGGCAGATCGTCACCGGCCTCACCTCCGGCGCGCTGAAATGA
- a CDS encoding ABC transporter permease translates to MSAAPPISRLERRRRQGGLALLTPSALLLICLFLVPLGLVATYSIMTRGTYGGVIWQLDFDAYARIFGLPNEDELRDWDFIYFGVFLRTAGIAGTTALLALLIGYPAAWFIARAPRRRRSALLLLVTLPFFVNALVRIYAWMLILRSDGLANNILMGLGLIKEPLTLIYTPGAIVLSMVYQYLPFMVLPLYASIEKLDPRLIEASFDLGAARFTTFRRVIAPLTWPGIAAGLVLTFVPAFGNFIAPTLIGGSKQLQVGTLLAQAFLSARDWPFGAAVSTVLSLIVLAALIFMVRSERGVVGKGARS, encoded by the coding sequence ATGAGCGCCGCCCCTCCCATCAGCCGTCTGGAGCGGCGCCGGCGGCAGGGCGGCCTTGCCCTGCTGACGCCGAGCGCCCTGTTGCTCATCTGCCTGTTCCTGGTGCCGCTCGGTCTGGTGGCGACCTATTCGATCATGACGCGCGGCACCTATGGCGGTGTCATCTGGCAGCTCGATTTCGACGCGTATGCCCGCATCTTCGGCCTGCCCAACGAAGACGAGTTGCGCGACTGGGATTTCATCTATTTCGGCGTCTTCCTGCGCACCGCCGGCATTGCCGGCACGACGGCGCTGCTGGCGCTGCTGATCGGCTATCCCGCCGCCTGGTTCATCGCCCGGGCGCCGCGCCGCCGCCGGTCGGCGCTGTTGCTGCTCGTCACGCTGCCGTTCTTCGTCAACGCGCTGGTGCGCATCTATGCCTGGATGCTGATTCTCAGGAGCGACGGCCTTGCCAACAATATTCTGATGGGGCTCGGCCTGATCAAGGAGCCGCTGACGCTGATCTACACGCCCGGCGCCATCGTGCTGTCCATGGTCTACCAGTATCTGCCGTTCATGGTGCTGCCGCTTTATGCCTCGATCGAGAAGCTCGACCCGCGTCTCATCGAAGCATCGTTCGATCTCGGCGCCGCCCGCTTCACCACCTTCCGCCGGGTGATCGCGCCGCTCACCTGGCCAGGCATCGCCGCCGGACTGGTGCTGACCTTCGTGCCGGCCTTCGGCAACTTCATCGCGCCGACGCTGATCGGCGGCTCCAAGCAACTCCAAGTCGGCACCTTGCTGGCCCAAGCCTTCCTGTCGGCGCGCGATTGGCCGTTCGGCGCGGCGGTTTCCACCGTCCTCAGCCTGATCGTGCTGGCCGCCTTGATCTTCATGGTGCGCAGCGAACGCGGCGTTGTCGGAAAGGGGGCGCGCTCATGA